Proteins from a genomic interval of Bombus affinis isolate iyBomAffi1 chromosome 14, iyBomAffi1.2, whole genome shotgun sequence:
- the LOC126924193 gene encoding uncharacterized protein LOC126924193 isoform X2 — translation MGYYASGDTRKTIQNSEDEGYENQSSCTTISVGSLAPTTLPISDDTDRPFWAEDELSSSESKQQLNEKQKRRRSLSYRNRIAIHRSRSLLFQSSSSSLDSLSEQTSPGVTINETNHSTR, via the exons ATGGGTTATTATGCTAGCGGTGATACTCGTAAAACGATACAAAATTCCGAGGATGAAGGTTATGAAAATCAATCATCTTGTACCACAATATCTGTTGGG TCATTGGCACCAACAACATTACCAATATCCGATGACACTGATCGACCGTTTTGGGCTGAAGATGAATTAAGTAGTTCAGAATCAAAGCAGCAATTAAACGAAAAACAGAAACGTAGACGTAGTTTGTCTTATCGTAATCGTATTGCGATACACAGAAGCCGGTCTTTACTTTTTCAATCATCAAGTTCTAGTTTAGATTCGCTGTCTGAACAAACTTCACCTGGAG tgacTATAAACGAAACTAATCATAGTACTCGATAA
- the LOC126924172 gene encoding heparanase-like — MSYFITNEQGKNEYGKLDKLRIQSTIPPTLSLILLSFCMIFLILSAWNFNNTINQTVNNHVLHLYSRQSLLHTVSDKFLSFGLDTSLLRDMKSLPIKDSKFINLARLLGPAYVRVGGTSADCLHFNKTKTVSEKVINPVDGQDISNFTINETDFENLYNFATESKLRMIFDLNVLIRNVDNSWNDVNAKNIISFAKNKGMTLDWQLGNEPNSFHHVFNRNVNATQLAHDYCHLRELLDEIGYNKSILVGPEVNHVEDTVHMGEQYAKTFLENDKNSVNYVTWHQYYLNGREAQLTDFINISTFNYLPKQIKSMQKAIISSGELIPMWLSETSTAYGGGAPKLSDRFVAGFLWLDKLGYSASTGVNVVTRQSLFGGNYAMIGSDLIPNPDWWVSIVYKKFVSEKVLKLSSIPLEYLRLYAHCTPKKAWTGRVPAITIYGINLANFPVHVTIQGIPVFHRNAKVYLYALTSDKLQSRTIKINGELLKLESNGNLPPFRPIVLEPTEQITLPPYSMIFIIIHNAKVPACYT, encoded by the exons ATGAGCTACTTTATAACCAACGAACAAGGAAAAAATGAGTATGGGAAGTTAGACAAACTTCGAATCC AATCAACAATACCTCCCACTCTTAGTTTAATCCTTCTGAGTTTTTgtatgatatttttaatattatcagCATGGAATTTCAATAATACGATAAACCAGACAGTTAATAATCACGTTCTTCACTTATATTCAAGACAATCACTTTTACATACAGTGTCAGACAAATTTTTGTCATTCGGTCTTGATACATCATTACTTCGTGATATGAAAAGTCTACCAATAAAGgatagcaaatttataaatttagctCGGCTTCTTGGGCCAGCCTATGTTCGGGTAGGCGGTACGTCTGCAGATTGTCTACACTTTAATAAA ACAAAAACAGTTTCCGAAAAAGTAATTAATCCGGTAGACGGCCAAGATATAAGTAATTTTACTATTAATGAGACAGACTTTGAGAATTTATACAACTTTGCAACAGAATCAAAATTGCGAATGATATTCGATTTAAATGTATTAATTAGAAATGTTGATAACTCTTGGAATGATGTTAATGCTAAAAATATAATCTCATTTGCCAAAAATAAAGGCATGACTCTAGACTGGCAATTAGGAAATG aaCCAAATTCTTTTCATCATgtatttaatagaaatgttaatGCAACTCAACTTGCACATGATTATTGTCACTTGAGGGAATTATTAGATGAAATAGGATATAATAAAAGTATCCTTGTGGGACCAGAAGTAAATCATGTAGAAGATACAGTTCATATGGGAGAGCAATATGCGAAAACATTTttagaaaatgataaaaatagtgTAAACTATGTTACTTGGCATCAATATTACCTTAATGGAAGGGAAGCTCAACTAActgattttataaatatttcaacttttaatTATTTGCCAAAGCAAATTAAATCCATGCAAAAAGCAATTATATCATCAGGAGAACTTATTCCTATGTGGTTAT CAGAAACAAGTACAGCTTATGGTGGAGGTGCACCAAAACTATCAGATAGATTTGTAGCTGGATTTTTATGGCTTGATAAATTGGGATACAGTGCCAGTACAGGAGTAAATGTTGTTACCAGGCAATCATTGTTTGGTGGAAACTATGCTATGATTGGATCTGATCTTATACCAAATCCTGACTGGTGGGTTAGTATAGTTtataagaaatttgtttcagaaAAAGTTCTAAAGTTATCATCAATACCTCTTGAGTATTTACGATTGTATGCACATTGCACTCCAAAAAAAGCATGGACCGGCAGAGTTCCAGCAATTACAATATATGGAATTAATCTAGCTAATTTCCCTGTTCATGTTACTATTCAAGGAATTCCTGTATTTCACAGAAATGCTAAAGTTTATTTATATGCACTTACTTCTGACAAACTACAATCAAG gACTATAAAAATAAATGGAGAATTATTGAAATTGGAATCTAATGGAAATTTACCACCATTCCGACCTATAGTATTAGAACCTACGGAACAAATTACTTTACCACCTTATTCcatgatatttattataatacataatgCAAAGGTTCCAGCATGTTATACATAG
- the LOC126924193 gene encoding uncharacterized protein LOC126924193 isoform X1 yields MGYYASGDTRKTIQNSEDEGYENQSSCTTISVGSLAPTTLPISDDTDRPFWAEDELSSSESKQQLNEKQKRRRSLSYRNRIAIHRSRSLLFQSSSSSLDSLSEQTSPGVLKQEQFTSQFSIEQHGYNNRKKKYARKRGAPFLNNDKIIYTKCKTSDRK; encoded by the exons ATGGGTTATTATGCTAGCGGTGATACTCGTAAAACGATACAAAATTCCGAGGATGAAGGTTATGAAAATCAATCATCTTGTACCACAATATCTGTTGGG TCATTGGCACCAACAACATTACCAATATCCGATGACACTGATCGACCGTTTTGGGCTGAAGATGAATTAAGTAGTTCAGAATCAAAGCAGCAATTAAACGAAAAACAGAAACGTAGACGTAGTTTGTCTTATCGTAATCGTATTGCGATACACAGAAGCCGGTCTTTACTTTTTCAATCATCAAGTTCTAGTTTAGATTCGCTGTCTGAACAAACTTCACCTGGAG TTCTCAAGCAGGAACAATTTACAAGCCAATTCAGTATAGAACAACACGGCTACaataatagaaagaaaaaatatgcaCGTAAAAGAGGAGCTCCTTTTTTAAATaacgataaaattatttatacaaaatgTAAAACTTCCGATCGAAAATAA